The genome window GCGAGACCGATGGCGGTGTCGGGCTTGTGCGGAGTGTTCGGGCCGATGCCCTCGCCCTGCGGGTTGTCGTCGGTGAGCGCCAGGCGTGAGGCGTGGCGCACCACATCGTGGTTCGACAGCACCCAGGTGCTGGGAGCGCCGACGGCACCGAACGCGTCGAGCGACTCGCGGATGACGTCGCCGAGCGCCTTCGCGTCCCATTCCGTCATCAGGTACGGGAAGTTGAACGTCTGGTGCATCTCGTCGGGGCGCACCCACAGAGCGGTCTGCTTCAGCGTCGGCATCCAGGCTTCGCCGCACAGCGCGCGGTCGCCGTCGTATTCGGCGAGCACCTTGTGCCAGTCGCGGTAGATGTCGTGCACGCCGTCCTGACCCCAATACGGCACGTTCGCCTCGCCGCCGCCCATCGAGTCGGCGTCGGCCGGCGGTGTGTAGTCGGGCAGACCTTCGGCCTTGATCATGCCGTGCGCCACATCGACGCGGAAGCCGTCGACACCGCGGTCGAGCCAGAAGCGCAGGATCGAGCGGAACTCCTCACGGACCTCTTCGTTGTTCCAGTCGAAGTCGGGCTGCGTCGGGTCGAAGATGTGCAGGTACCACTGACCGGGGGTGCCGTCGGCCTCGGTGATGCGTTCCCACATGCCGCCGCCGAAGACGGACTCCCAGTTGTTCGGGGGCAGCTCGCCGTTCTTGCCCTTGCCGTCGCGGAAGATGTAGCGCGCACGCTCGGGGCTGCCGGGGGCGGCCTTGAGCGCCTCCTGGAACCAGGCGTGCTGAGCAGATGAGTGGTTCGGCACCAGGTCGACGACCACGCGGATGTCACGGGCATGCGCCTCGTTCAGCATGGTGTCGAAATCGTCGAGCGTGCCGAACAGCGGGTCGACGTCGCGGTAGTCGGCGACGTCGTAGCCGGCGTCGCGCTGCGGGCTCGTCATGAACGGGCTCAGCCAGATCGCGTCGACGCCGAGCTCCTTCAGGGAGTCGAGGCGGCTGGTGATGCCGGGCAGGTCCCCGATGCCGTCACCCGAGGCGTCGGCGAACGAACGGGGGTAGATCTGGTAGATGACCGCGCTGCGCCACCACTCGGAACCGGGGGCTGCGATCTGCTCAAGCTGT of Microbacterium sp. LWH13-1.2 contains these proteins:
- a CDS encoding alpha-amylase family glycosyl hydrolase, whose protein sequence is MAQLEQIAAPGSEWWRSAVIYQIYPRSFADASGDGIGDLPGITSRLDSLKELGVDAIWLSPFMTSPQRDAGYDVADYRDVDPLFGTLDDFDTMLNEAHARDIRVVVDLVPNHSSAQHAWFQEALKAAPGSPERARYIFRDGKGKNGELPPNNWESVFGGGMWERITEADGTPGQWYLHIFDPTQPDFDWNNEEVREEFRSILRFWLDRGVDGFRVDVAHGMIKAEGLPDYTPPADADSMGGGEANVPYWGQDGVHDIYRDWHKVLAEYDGDRALCGEAWMPTLKQTALWVRPDEMHQTFNFPYLMTEWDAKALGDVIRESLDAFGAVGAPSTWVLSNHDVVRHASRLALTDDNPQGEGIGPNTPHKPDTAIGLARARAATTVMLALPGSAYLYQGEELGLPEAMEIPDAFRQDPTWFRTNGERYGRDGCRVPLPWEADAPAFGFNETGASWLPQPADWAAYSRDVEEVDPASTLALYKRLLAGRREYGFGGGSLVWEDAGADAVAFRRGDVHVLANLGTEPLPLPADAFVILQSQPFDGGAVPIDTAVWYTTTAA